The Brassica napus cultivar Da-Ae chromosome C7, Da-Ae, whole genome shotgun sequence genomic interval ttcaaattctctctctctctctctcctcacacTCTGTCTCCATCACTTTCACGCTTTTCTCGCCGCCCTTTATCCTTATCCGATAAACCCATCAAAACCCAGAGCACAAAAACAAcactttccatttttatattcaGAGATTGAAAAATCCAGAGCTGCCGGAACACGCAACCGCCGGTTAAAATCAGGTCTCTCTTTCAcgcacacactctctctctctctggttttCGACTCTTGGGTCTCTGTTTTTCTGCTTCGTTGGTTTAAAACAGAGGAAAATGCAAAGAGCTTTCACTCCTAATCTGAAGCAATAGAATCTTACTTTTTGGTCATCCATCCTCTGTGTTGTTGAGCTTCTGTGTCCGTGTTGTTAATGAGATGTTAAGtctaaataaaaacttaaagcATTTCAAAAAGCGTGGAGCCTTCTCAGCTTCTAGATTGTTGACTATTAAACAGATAGCTTATTAGATATTCTCCTTTACTGATTTTGTTGGTGATTCCTTGCAGGATTAGCTGATTAGAAACCAAGAAACAAGGAGATGAAGTACGTGCTTGTAACAGGAGGTGTTGTGAGTGGACTAGGCAAAGGAGTAACAGCAAGTAGTATCGGTGTTCTTCTTAAAGCTTGTGGTCTTCGTGTTACTTCTATCAAAATCGGTActtttttcattcatttttttttgtctttgttaCTCTTTCTCTCAAGTCAAAAGATGTTTTGCTTACGTGGATCACTTAATCCCCAGATCCTTATCTAAACACCGATGCTGGAACCATGTCTCCCTTTGAACACGGTGAAGTGTTTGTCCTGGACGATGGTGGTGAGGTAAATAAAAACAACATgttcttataaaaaaacaaaaaaagacttcaacttttttctttaacagcttttgaatctttttgtttgaaaaagGTGGATCTTGATCTTGGAAACTACGAGAGGTTCTTAGACATCAAATTAACCAGAGACAATAACATCACTACTGGGAAAATTTACCAGGTTAATTAATTAAGATCTTAGATCTCAACTAACTGGAAGTTGCTTGTTGGTTGAGTTAGGTTTACTTAATCTTTTTATTATTGTCTTAATCACAACAGCATGTAATTGCCAAAGAAAGGAAAGGAGATTACCTGGGAAAGACTGTTCAGGTAATCATTAAACTTTTTGTAACCTATCTCTTTCTTCATGTTCTGGTGTTGGTTTCCTTCAACTTTGTAGTATTTTGTGGTTGTGATTATTATTAGGTTGTTCctcatatcactgatgcaattcAAGAATGGATAGAGAGAGTTGCTGCTATTCCTGTTGATGGAGAGGATGGTCCTGCTGATGTCTGCGTTATCGAATTAGGAGGAACTATAGGTTATTACcccaaaaaatacaattaaatttttttggatttattattTGCTACTTTTGTGTAAACATagattatttttgtttgcaGGTGATATTGAATCTGCACCGTTTATTGAAGCACTTGGTCAATTCTCTTACCGTGTAGGTTAGAACCATTTGAATCCataaaagcaaagaaaaaatgttttggaTATGATAGAAATTAACTACTGTATCTTTTGGTTGGTGGTTGAGTTCAGGACAAGGGAATTTCTGTCTTGTCCACGTCAGCCTTGTGCCTGTGCTTAATGTTGTTGGTGAACAGGTAGATATAATTTTCCTGAAATGATGTGACAGTATTTGATTCTGCAAATCTTCATTTGCTTTGTTAtttttcctttcagaaaactaaaCCGACACAGCATAGTGTCCGGGGCCTACGAGGCTCGGGCTTGATACCTGATATCTTAGCTTGTCGGAGCACAAAGGTTTGGTCTCCATCTTGACTCTAAATCTGTTTCATCTAGAAGTCACTGTCTCCTGGTGtgttaacttcttcttcttttttttcttccttcagGCACTTGAAGAGAATGTGAAAGAAAAGCTAGCTCAGTTTTGCCATGTCCCTGTAAGATGCTGTCTTTTCTTGTCATtgttatgttatgtttttttttttttttgcttaaaatttcgataatttttatgttatttactTTACATCTCTGTTACTTGCGAACTTATGGTTCTTGTATCAGCTTACCATTGTTATGTTATTTACTTTATATCTCTGTTACTTACCAGCTTATGGTTGTTGTTTCAGCTTGAGAATATCTTCACTCTATATGATGTTCCCAACATTTGGCACATTCCTCGTTTGCTTAAAGTACCTTTTTCTCAACTAAATTATTGAAAATCACCAAGAAAACATTGCTCAATGCGCACATACTTTTGAACAGGATCAGAAGGCTCACTTGGTTATCTCCAAAGTGCTCAATCTTGCTAGGtatgtattgtatatatatCTTGTTATGTCCTTTGCTTTCTTGGCATGTGGTGGATTGGAAGTGATCTCTGTTGTTTCTGAAACAGTATTGTTAAAGAACCTTATCTGGAGGAATGGACTTCCAGAGCCGAACTATGTGCCAACTTACATGTGCCGGTGGGTCTCAGCTTTCAATAAACTCGTTACGAACCGTTAAATACAATGACTCTTTCTTAACGCCTCAAGTTACTTTTACAGGTGAGAATCGCTGTTGTGGGGAAATATACCAGCCTCTCTGATGCCTATCTCTCTGTCTTGAAGGTATTACTTACACATCACCTCATGAGGCAGTAGTATCTTGATTAAACTCACATTTGATTAACTTGTGTAGGCTCTCTTACATGCTGCTGTGGCTTGCCgcaaaaagctcgtagttgattGGGTTCCTGCTTGTGATCTTGAAAAGGAAACTGAGAAAGAGGTCAGTGAATGAGACCTAAAAACTATACATGTATGAGTTTGCTTGTGTTGAcaagtttttaaaacaataatcaTGTTTTTCGTTTTAAGCAGAATCCAAATGCGTATAAAGCTGCTTGGAAGTTGCTGAAGGTTTGTAATTTTACAACTTCAATCATGGAGAAGCCTTTGTGTGTGTTTCACTCATCTCTATTAGTATATATCATCAGGGTGTAGATGGAGTTCTTGTACCTGGAGGATTTGGTGATAGGGGAGTGGAAGGAAAGATCCTTGCTGCAAAGTATGCTCGAGAAAACAAAATCCCTTTCCTCGGTATATGTCTTGGGATGCAGGTCGCTGTCATCGAGTTTGCACGATCAGTTCTCTGCTTGCACGACGCAGACAGCACAGAATTCAAACCTCAAACTAAGCATCCATGCATTATATTCATGCCTGAGGTTCTTAGACTCTCCCACTCTCTTTACTTAATATGTATCTTCGTTTACTGTCTTCCTCACTCGTCCTGCTCGGTGGGTTTAGGGTTCAAGAACTCATATGGGAGGCACTATGCGCCTAGGATCAAGAAAATCCATCTTCAGTGTCAAAGACAGCAAATCCGCCAAACTGTAAGAACCATTGGTTATGTGAATGCTgtagatttacatttttttttaaaaatgtttagagGTTCTGGGCGAAGGTCCTTACATCCTCTAGGACGAGGCCCAAACCATtttaaattaactaaattttttttaggagAGTAGACCCTTCCTAACGTGAGACTACTTAGATCCTTACTAAATAATCAAAGAGTTTTAGCCACTACTTAACATGATGGTTTTGCTTACTCGGTTTTTACAGCTATGGGAACAAAACCTTTGTTGATGAGAGGCATCGCCATAGATACGAGGTGAATCCTGATATGGTTGAGCGACTAGAGAAGGCTGGTCTCTCTTTTGCTGCAAAAGATGAAACTGGCAAACGCATGGAGGTCTGTTTTAGTactttaaactatttttatatacttcaAATCCATCTGCTACTAACCTTATATTAAAATTGTCAGATTGTTGAACTTCCAAGTCATCCTTTCTTCATTGGTGCTCAGTTCCATCCAGAGTACAAATCCAGACCCGGGAAAGCTTCTCCTCTCTTCTTAGGTCCTGACCCATTTTGTTATCAGAAAAAGATTCAAAGTTTTACATCTCTCTTGAATCAACACACGTCAGGCTTGTAAGCACTCTTTTCACATTCTTTCCTTTCTTATTTTGGTTCAGGACTCATTGCAGCATCTTGTGGTGAGCTAGACTCAGTCATGAATCCATCCTCTGCTCATCAACATCTGATTAGTAACTGTCCAAAAAACGTTTTCGTCAATGGAAACTCAAAGAAAGCTTCCAATGGCTTGGCTGATGTAAGACACAACAACGGATACTGCAACGGCCTCTACACTAGATAGCTGCAGCTGCAGAGATTCCCCTTTCTCTATCCATTAAAATTGCTTCATTTTCGATTTTGGtttgcttttttatttttctactaAACTTAGGATCTTTCCTGTGTACATATGATTCAAGCTTTTGTCAGGTTTTTAGACTCCTTTTAACAGAATCTATGTTCTGGAAAGAGTCTAGAAACGTCTGAAAATCGCGGTTGATTATCCCTGGTTTGTTTTTTATCAATCAaaaggggatgatatgatcatatGTACCTTTGCaacattttgtatttttatttgctTTTGAGTGTCGAAGAAGCATTGGATAAATAAAACTCAGAACAAAgacttaagtttttttttgtctcttttcTATTTGAACTTAACTTTGAAGGcttaaataaaatgtttgtaatTAGTATCCTCAAAGATCAGTTAGTTTAGTTTGAATAAGGTACTTGTAATGATAACAAACATTGCTACGTGTACCTCATTTGACACAAATCCAACCATGTCTTAGCAAATCGAAATACAATTTGGATTTGCTCATGAGTCCAAAAGAAGTATTGGATAAATAAAACTCAAACCACagatttaagtttttgttttctttcttagtTCAACTTAACTATGGATGCTAAAGAAAATGTAAGTCACTACTATCGTCAAAGTTTAGTTTGAAGTACATGTGGTGATAACAAACACTACTACATGTATCACATTTGGAACACATCCAACTGCGTCTGACCAAATCGAAATACAATTTGCTCTTAAGTTTAAAAGAGAGTTGATTACTCTTTAGGCcattttttgacttttttttacgCTCATACCCATTTCTTACATGTGATACACTTTGTTGTGGGCCAACAATAAACTGTGGACAATTTTGCTCTTAATAGACATTCAATGCGTGGACGGGTGGATACGTGGACGGGTGATACGTGGACGGAGATGAATGTAAAAATTCCAGAAGCTTCATCAGAGCAAGCTCCACGGTAGTTGAACTTAAGGACACAAATCCAACAACAATGTTTGTCTGTGGACGGGGACGAGAAGATTTTGATTATGTTGTGCATATAGACGCTAACATAACCAcgaataaagaagaagaaagatctcTTAAATTTGTGGATAAAGAATTGAAGCTTGATGTGGTGGATAGAGTAGTAACTCAAACACTAAACATagatactccctctgttctgAAATGTAAGATGTTTTGAGTTGTACAtacttattaagaaaattacattttacctataaagtatcattaaaattataaactactcaaccaattacaaaatagaactattaaatttgattggctacacagtttttgataaaattaaagttACCTAGAAAGATGagaacatcttatatattgaaatataaaaattattataaacatCTTACATTTCAGAACAGAGAGGGTATTAAAAATGTAACATATTGAAAGACTGTGATATGGATGCCAATGTATCCACAATTTCAAGGATGAACAAATTAATAACTACAACGTACATGTCGAGAAAAAAAAGCTTATCAAACCAAAGctaaacaaaccaaaaagtTAAAACGAGTCATCTCCTCCTCCAAAACCCCCGGTCAAAACGAGTCAGCTCCTCTTCCCGGTGAGCCACACCATGGATTCCGAGCTCAACATCGTCATGGATGAGCTCGGTGAAGCTGCGGTGGTTCGAGCTCGTCACAGTCCTCCACCATGAGATATGTAGTATgctgaattttaaattttaatcataatttttCTCGTCCACAAATAGCCGTCTATGTTTACCCGTCCATGTTTACCCGTCCACGCTTATCTTCCCACACTCATCCACATGTGTCGTTCCATGCTTATATTCTACGTGTAGTTATCTATGTTTTCAAACATCCACATATCACTCATCCATAACACAATCATTGAATACGTGTACaagtatagattttaaaatataacaaaaaaaaaaatatcaaagtggatatcaaattatagagaataaaaaaatataatttattatatcaacaaaatttgctatatgtatttttaatttaaaaataaacaaaaataaaatattaagaagTAGAGTAAACAATAATAAAGAAACAcactttctcttttctcttgtcTAAGAAAGATCTCATTTTCTTCTCATTAAGGGCAAATATGTATATTCTCTTTGAAAGTCCCATGAAAAAGTGTCTCCCAAGTGCATTATGGCCTTGAATGTAATTGAAAAGTGATAAAGTGCGTCTTGATgtaaaaaattctttaaaagaAGCGTTGAATAAATAACACTCAAAAATAAGCTTTAAGTTTTTGCTGTCTTTCttatttatactaaaatatgaAGACTAAAGAAAATGTAAGTTACATATCCTCAAAGTTTGGCTTGAATAAGGTACTTGTAGTGATAACAAACATTTTGTAGCTTGATTGCTTTCAAGTATGCAAGAAACATCggataaataaaattcaaaaagacttatgttttctttttcttatctaGACTAAACATTTtaggcaaaaaaaaatgtttgtcctcaaattttagtttttataaattcttgtagtgataacaaatatttttatttataatttgaaacacATCTAACCGCGTCTTAGATGTTTGAAGTAACTTTTGAATTAGGCGCGGTTGGatgtgtttaaaataaaatgtatcacattgtttttttctttcctgGGAGGTGGAAACAAACTCCCGGTCATGGTCAATTCTTTTACGAGAGAAT includes:
- the LOC125590232 gene encoding CTP synthase-like; amino-acid sequence: MKYVLVTGGVVSGLGKGVTASSIGVLLKACGLRVTSIKIDPYLNTDAGTMSPFEHGEVFVLDDGGEVDLDLGNYERFLDIKLTRDNNITTGKIYQHVIAKERKGDYLGKTVQVVPHITDAIQEWIERVAAIPVDGEDGPADVCVIELGGTIGDIESAPFIEALGQFSYRVGQGNFCLVHVSLVPVLNVVGEQKTKPTQHSVRGLRGSGLIPDILACRSTKALEENVKEKLAQFCHVPLENIFTLYDVPNIWHIPRLLKDQKAHLVISKVLNLASIVKEPYLEEWTSRAELCANLHVPVRIAVVGKYTSLSDAYLSVLKALLHAAVACRKKLVVDWVPACDLEKETEKENPNAYKAAWKLLKGVDGVLVPGGFGDRGVEGKILAAKYARENKIPFLGICLGMQVAVIEFARSVLCLHDADSTEFKPQTKHPCIIFMPEGSRTHMGGTMRLGSRKSIFSVKDSKSAKLYGNKTFVDERHRHRYEVNPDMVERLEKAGLSFAAKDETGKRMEIVELPSHPFFIGAQFHPEYKSRPGKASPLFLGLIAASCGELDSVMNPSSAHQHLISNCPKNVFVNGNSKKASNGLADVRHNNGYCNGLYTR